The nucleotide window GAATGTTTTTTTTGGCTATTAAATCTTCAACCGTGTTTGCGTTATGCTTGCGCATCAGGTGGTAGTATGTATCTATGCGCTTGTGGATAAAATCTTCTCGTTTTGGGTCCGTGTTGAGCTGGTCTGAAAGTTCTGTAAGTTGGCTGACAATGTCTTCAATGCTATAACGAAGATGATTAATTTCTTCGGATATTTTTTCTAATCGTTTGTAAAATGTGCTTACTTTATCTATTTTTTGCTGACAAACTTTAAGCAAGCCATGAATGTTATTTTCACCTTCGTACAAAACTTGTTGTGTATAATGAATAGCTTCGGCAATTTTACTGGCATTTTCTAGAGTTTGGAGTTCGGCTTCTAATTCGGGTAATTCATCAGGTTGAATGTGGGCATTTTCTAATTCTTCATACTGAAAGAGGTAAAAATCTAGGTTTTGCTTATTTTGTATAGCTTCTTGCTTTTTTTGTTCAATTTGCTGTTCTAGTTGTGTGATAGTATCATACAAAGATTTGAACTTTTCTCTTTCGGAAAGCGAGTCGCCATACACATCTAGCATACGAAGCTGCTCTGCAGGATGCATGAGCTCTTGATCTTGGTCTTGCCCATTAAAATCTACTAAATAATGTGTAATATGTTTTAGTACTTGAAGATTAACAGGTGTATCATTTATAAACGCCCGAGACTTTCCTGTGTTTGTAATTTCTCTACGAATAGTAATTTCATCACTTCTATCTAATTGATATTCTTCCATTAAGTTGTGCACGATAGAGTTTTCATCTAGCTTAAAGTTTGCTTCAACAAAACACTTTTCTGCACCTTGGCGGATAACAGCGACGTCTGCGCGATTGGCTAAAACTAAGCCTAACGCGCCCATCAAAATGGACTTACCTGCTCCTGTTTCGCCTGAAATGATGTTAAGCTCAGGTTCAAACTCTAAGTACAGTTCATCTATTAAAGCGTAGTTTTTAATATGCAGATATCGCAGCATGCTAGTTCTCTACAGCTGTATCTACAACCACTTCAGCAATATTGCTGATAGGCACTTCGTGCTTATGGTAACGTAAATCTTCTAAAATAAGTTTTTCATTGTTGGCAAATATAACATATCCATGCACAGTAATACCATCTCGTTGAATAACATTGACCTCTCTGCCTTCTATTTTTGAAAAGTTTTTAGGAAGCATTTTACCTTTTATACGTTCTTGACGTTTTCCCATACGTATTGAGTTTTGAGGGACAAAAATAGAAAAAAATAAAGT belongs to Bacteroidia bacterium and includes:
- the recN gene encoding DNA repair protein RecN, translating into MLRYLHIKNYALIDELYLEFEPELNIISGETGAGKSILMGALGLVLANRADVAVIRQGAEKCFVEANFKLDENSIVHNLMEEYQLDRSDEITIRREITNTGKSRAFINDTPVNLQVLKHITHYLVDFNGQDQDQELMHPAEQLRMLDVYGDSLSEREKFKSLYDTITQLEQQIEQKKQEAIQNKQNLDFYLFQYEELENAHIQPDELPELEAELQTLENASKIAEAIHYTQQVLYEGENNIHGLLKVCQQKIDKVSTFYKRLEKISEEINHLRYSIEDIVSQLTELSDQLNTDPKREDFIHKRIDTYYHLMRKHNANTVEDLIAKKNILKEKINHIETIDEDISALIKEKENLCKEASALALKLYQKRRKAAEAISKAIEENLKQVGISSPKLVVQSYINEQPDGWIVIDGKHYKPHPYGIDSVIFLLSTNIGIQPGPIHKIASGGEIARVMLALKASLADKMQLPTLIFDEIDSGVSGEVALKVGKLLERIAQHHQIISITHLAQVASRGKTHFFVYKENENQQPVTRVKKLTPDERISEIAKLIAGSKVTESAKQNAIELLNS